The proteins below come from a single Thermopolyspora flexuosa genomic window:
- a CDS encoding acyltransferase family protein — protein sequence MKRVAVTADPHIDALDGVRAIAAFAVLTFHVAIESGAALGDDFFTGLLARGDVAVPIFFTLSGLLLYRPWATAALTGAPAPDVRAYLVRRALRILPAYWLVVAVAITWWSRDRAGDPGTWLVLLTLTQTYHPDPWWVGLGPKGLAQMWSLCVEMAFYLLLPLLAAGLAAFARRAGDDVGRRARRLLLGLAALALASPVTVVLSHHPAYLPHLNSWLPRSMAYFACGMALAVVLAWAAADPSPGNPARRLRRSVAAAPGTAWLVAALAYAIAITPVTGPRFTGVEGVWPGLFETLLYGTVAVCLVAPAAMLPRPGALVGRILGNRVMRWLGRISYGVFLWQFVTLYGWYEFTGQPSFTGNFPGNLAAVAAITIVLAAVTHRLVEEPARRLGRRVTARLRHRERPAVPSGGPVPAAPRYVKSEHVNRSSSGALS from the coding sequence GTGAAACGCGTCGCCGTCACCGCCGACCCCCATATCGACGCGCTCGACGGCGTGCGGGCGATCGCCGCGTTCGCGGTCCTCACCTTCCACGTCGCCATCGAGTCCGGCGCCGCGCTCGGCGACGACTTCTTCACCGGCCTGCTCGCGCGCGGCGACGTCGCCGTACCGATTTTCTTCACCCTGTCCGGGCTGCTGCTCTACCGCCCCTGGGCGACCGCCGCGCTCACCGGCGCCCCGGCCCCCGACGTCCGGGCCTACCTGGTACGGCGGGCGCTGCGCATCCTGCCCGCGTACTGGCTGGTCGTGGCCGTGGCGATCACGTGGTGGTCGCGCGACCGGGCCGGCGACCCGGGCACCTGGCTCGTCCTGCTCACCCTCACCCAGACCTACCACCCCGACCCGTGGTGGGTGGGGCTGGGGCCGAAGGGCCTGGCGCAGATGTGGAGCCTGTGCGTGGAGATGGCGTTCTACCTGCTGCTGCCGCTGCTCGCGGCCGGCCTCGCCGCGTTCGCCCGGCGGGCCGGGGACGACGTGGGCCGCCGCGCCCGGCGGCTGCTGCTCGGCCTCGCCGCGCTCGCCCTCGCCTCCCCGGTCACCGTGGTGCTCAGCCACCACCCGGCCTACCTGCCGCACCTCAACAGCTGGCTGCCGCGCTCGATGGCCTACTTCGCCTGCGGCATGGCGCTCGCCGTGGTGCTCGCCTGGGCGGCGGCCGACCCCTCCCCCGGCAACCCGGCCCGGCGGCTGCGCCGCTCGGTCGCCGCCGCCCCCGGTACGGCGTGGCTCGTCGCCGCCCTGGCGTACGCGATCGCGATCACCCCGGTGACCGGGCCGCGGTTCACCGGCGTCGAGGGGGTGTGGCCGGGCCTGTTCGAGACCCTGCTCTACGGGACCGTGGCCGTCTGCCTCGTGGCCCCGGCCGCGATGCTGCCCCGGCCGGGCGCGCTCGTCGGCCGCATCCTCGGCAACCGGGTCATGCGGTGGCTCGGCCGGATCTCCTACGGCGTGTTCCTGTGGCAGTTCGTCACGCTGTACGGCTGGTACGAGTTCACCGGGCAGCCGTCGTTCACCGGGAACTTCCCCGGCAACCTCGCCGCGGTGGCCGCGATCACGATCGTGCTCGCCGCGGTCACCCACCGGCTGGTGGAGGAGCCCGCCCGCCGCCTCGGCCGCCGCGTCACCGCGCGGCTGCGCCACCGGGAGCGGCCGGCCGTACCGTCCGGCGGGCCCGTCCCGGCCGCGCCCCGGTACGTGAAGTCCGAGCACGTGAACAGGAGCAGCAGTGGAGCCCTCTCCTGA
- a CDS encoding class I SAM-dependent methyltransferase translates to MEPSPEPFRATFGRSVRLLRAFRKEQTDPDFFYGLLARDTVAQLATYTELAGALVCDVGGGPGYFTEVLRARGARPLCVDVDLGELMARDGVVPEGAVLGSALALPLRDATVDVCFSSNVLEHVPDPWRMAGEMVRVTRPGGVVYLSFTNWLSPWGGHETSPWHYLGGHRAAARYTRRYGRRPKNRYGENLFPVSVAAALRWARRRADVEVLDARPRYHPSWATWVVRLPGLREIVTWNLLLVLRRR, encoded by the coding sequence GTGGAGCCCTCTCCTGAGCCCTTCCGCGCCACGTTCGGCCGGTCGGTCCGGCTGCTGCGGGCGTTCCGCAAGGAGCAGACCGATCCGGACTTCTTCTACGGCCTGCTCGCCCGGGACACCGTCGCCCAGCTCGCCACCTACACCGAGCTGGCCGGGGCGCTCGTGTGCGACGTCGGCGGCGGGCCCGGGTACTTCACCGAGGTGCTGCGCGCCCGCGGGGCCCGGCCGCTGTGCGTCGACGTCGACCTCGGCGAGCTGATGGCGCGCGACGGCGTGGTGCCCGAGGGGGCGGTGCTCGGCAGCGCGCTGGCGCTGCCGCTGCGCGACGCCACGGTCGACGTCTGCTTCTCCTCCAACGTGCTCGAACACGTGCCCGACCCGTGGCGCATGGCCGGCGAGATGGTGCGGGTCACCCGGCCCGGCGGGGTCGTGTACCTGTCGTTCACCAACTGGCTGTCGCCGTGGGGCGGGCACGAGACCTCGCCCTGGCACTACCTGGGCGGCCACCGCGCCGCCGCCCGGTACACCCGGAGGTACGGCCGCCGCCCCAAGAACCGGTACGGCGAGAACCTGTTCCCGGTGTCGGTCGCCGCCGCGCTGCGCTGGGCGCGCCGCCGCGCCGACGTCGAGGTGCTCGACGCCAGGCCGCGGTACCACCCGAGCTGGGCCACCTGGGTGGTGCGGCTACCGGGACTCCGCGAGATCGTGACCTGGAACCTGTTGCTGGTCCTGCGCCGCCGCTGA
- a CDS encoding DUF3068 domain-containing protein, with product MSGSGKVRAGGRGARTALLAAAAFLATMAVLLRTLVYPGALVLPLEQNRIHHLADRDASFLDPATLEVRRGVPVTATTTLLGDPGAGDERTAVWVEFSSVETEFGQRIDYHERRTAFDRRTGMIVDCCESYVDDVPGARQSGLAFRLPFGADRRDYPMYDPVLRRQVTLRFAGEDTVAGLPVYRYTATAGPVRVEDLPDVYTAEALGLDQGRKKKPAKKGRSAGRGAGNRGEGAGGFVPVSRYVAITRTLWVEPESGLPVQVREQRRDTLRTADGVDRLVAFEADLATDPLDVEILAAEANGFRSWAILVRDVLPPVLLALAPLAVLAAWWTGRRRAGGSAAAQDQQQVPGHDLAESR from the coding sequence ATGAGCGGGTCCGGGAAGGTCCGCGCGGGGGGCCGGGGGGCGCGGACGGCGCTGCTCGCCGCCGCGGCGTTCCTCGCCACCATGGCGGTGCTGCTGCGCACCCTCGTCTACCCCGGCGCGCTCGTGCTGCCGCTGGAGCAGAACCGGATCCACCACCTGGCCGACCGGGACGCGAGCTTCCTCGACCCGGCCACGCTCGAGGTGCGCCGCGGCGTGCCGGTCACCGCCACCACCACCCTGCTCGGCGACCCCGGGGCGGGGGACGAGCGCACCGCGGTGTGGGTGGAGTTCTCCAGCGTGGAGACGGAGTTCGGGCAGCGCATCGACTACCACGAGCGCCGCACCGCGTTCGACCGCCGCACCGGCATGATCGTCGACTGCTGCGAGTCGTACGTGGACGACGTCCCCGGCGCGCGGCAGAGCGGGCTCGCCTTCCGGCTGCCGTTCGGCGCGGACAGGCGTGACTACCCGATGTACGACCCGGTGCTGCGGCGGCAGGTCACGCTGCGCTTCGCGGGCGAGGACACTGTGGCGGGCCTGCCGGTGTACCGGTACACCGCCACCGCGGGCCCGGTGCGGGTGGAGGACCTGCCGGACGTGTACACCGCCGAGGCGCTCGGCCTCGACCAGGGCCGGAAGAAGAAGCCGGCGAAGAAGGGGAGATCGGCGGGCAGGGGCGCCGGGAACCGGGGCGAGGGCGCGGGCGGCTTCGTGCCCGTGTCCCGGTACGTCGCGATCACCCGGACGCTGTGGGTGGAGCCGGAGAGCGGGCTGCCGGTGCAGGTGCGCGAGCAGCGGCGCGACACCCTGCGCACCGCCGACGGGGTGGACCGCCTCGTCGCGTTCGAGGCCGACCTGGCCACCGACCCGCTCGACGTGGAGATCCTCGCCGCCGAGGCGAACGGGTTCCGCTCCTGGGCGATCCTCGTCCGGGACGTGCTGCCGCCCGTGCTCCTCGCGCTCGCCCCGCTCGCCGTGCTCGCCGCCTGGTGGACCGGTCGGCGGCGGGCCGGCGGCTCAGCGGCGGCGCAGGACCAGCAACAGGTTCCAGGTCACGATCTCGCGGAGTCCCGGTAG
- a CDS encoding alpha-(1->3)-arabinofuranosyltransferase domain-containing protein, which translates to MSLATKAAALAARFRARRTAGSDRRAPDMRPEAAFRHERPEAALRHRLRLLAGCLLLGAIAFNTAPGMLISETKMDMAVNPLGFLERALHLWDDAYFGHLQNQAYGYLFPMGPFYVVLDAVGVPAWAIQRLWMTLVLCAAFLGTERLARALGVGTPGTRVLAGLGYALAPHALALIGFNSSEFQPSAVLPWILLPLVYGSRDDGTSPRRAAALSAVAFAFAGGVNAAAELAVLVVPGLYLLTRSAGPRKRALLAWWLGCVAAVSMWWLVPLLLLGRYIFSFLPFIETAEATTGVTSLLNVLRGTSSWLAHLVENGMPWLPAAYEQATRPWLVAATAAVAALGLAGLLRRDTPERTFLALCVLAGVAIVTAGHAGTLAFPWAEQVRDAFDGVLAPFRNLHKFDALIRLPLALGLAALPPLLPHPARPRVALPGPAVLAAAAVVCALAPVATAGVTPPGPFPDLPSYWRDAAAWLNRNAGEHMVLVVPGSKRGEYQWGRPLDEPMQMLLTARWATHSNVPWGSAGLARLLQAIDERIANGTGSAGITLALRRIGVRYLLVRNDLARDTLGTAWPARVHQALEDSGGLRRVAEFGPFVGERSGGIASGWWDQPYRALEVYEVPDPAPVAAVLPAGAAVRAAGSPEGVLDLADAGVLTDDAPVLLGDDAGAPETLDARTVLTDTLRRRDLVYGDVRRSAGATLPAGEAARTTDLLDPNWSKAAAAARLLGVAAITASSAASDVTAPPAIREPGRQPYAAFDGDRRTSWRSDGWRGPVGEWLQVEFTAPTRLPYLEIAFERNLIGPAVTEIALETDAGTRRVAVLPTDAPQRVEPPAGPTRRLRIRVTKVAGRGTPGAGGRVGVTEVTLPGVRPERTLAVPGLPGDGTADVVLLAAQDGAPACMRGSSSWSCSQRLEILREDGYGFDRTFPVPHEETRAVTGRAVLTDPATADRIVNLPKIYPHVTASSTATGHPAALGRAAFDGDLKTIWYADPADRRPALDIDLGRDRRVSEIRLLFPDSHLGKPPVKVTIRTDTHAVQAWVGGDGWIHFPEMTVRRLRIEFTAAASRAVEVADITIPGVRPLGPPGDVPLRLPCGFGPTLTVGGRTVQTRIVDGTLDDVLNGRPLGFAACARVRLSPGSARVTAAATDPYRVRSVVLTRADRAPGARTASAAASGTGTVRAAAATVLAWGPQERRLRVAAPSASSPAYLVVNENHNAGWQAYLGGTRLAPARLDGWRQAWVLPAGASGTVELRYEPEPAYRVALLAGLGLVLTVVVLALVPGRRGRRPAPVGAARIGVRWAWPLAPLAGLWTGGVAGAAVVTLVALAVWWARRVRSAQHAIDGSPLHRFARALLSPWTPAALLALAGLSAAFGASAGIAPWAGLAPELLCLAVLGGIVAAVPGDGPRPAPRPAAPQAPADASGPGDAPADPSHAEAPR; encoded by the coding sequence TTGAGCCTCGCCACCAAAGCCGCAGCCCTCGCCGCCCGGTTCCGTGCCCGCAGGACGGCCGGGTCCGACCGGCGCGCCCCGGACATGCGGCCGGAGGCCGCGTTCCGGCACGAGCGGCCGGAGGCCGCATTACGGCACCGCCTGCGCCTGCTCGCGGGCTGCCTGCTGCTCGGCGCGATCGCGTTCAACACCGCGCCCGGGATGCTGATCTCCGAGACCAAGATGGACATGGCGGTCAACCCGCTCGGCTTCCTGGAGCGCGCCCTCCACCTGTGGGACGACGCCTACTTCGGCCACCTGCAGAACCAGGCGTACGGCTACCTGTTCCCGATGGGACCGTTCTACGTCGTCCTGGACGCCGTCGGCGTGCCCGCGTGGGCGATCCAGCGGCTGTGGATGACGCTCGTGCTGTGCGCCGCGTTCCTCGGCACGGAGCGGCTCGCCCGCGCCCTCGGCGTCGGCACCCCGGGCACCCGCGTCCTCGCCGGGCTCGGCTACGCGCTCGCCCCGCACGCGCTCGCGCTCATCGGGTTCAACTCCTCGGAGTTCCAGCCGAGCGCGGTGCTGCCGTGGATCCTGCTGCCGCTGGTGTACGGCTCGCGCGACGACGGCACGAGCCCGCGCCGGGCCGCCGCGCTGTCCGCCGTGGCGTTCGCGTTCGCCGGCGGGGTGAACGCCGCCGCCGAGCTCGCCGTACTCGTGGTGCCCGGCCTCTACCTGCTCACCCGGTCCGCGGGGCCGCGCAAGCGGGCGCTGCTCGCCTGGTGGCTCGGGTGCGTCGCCGCGGTCTCCATGTGGTGGCTGGTGCCGCTGCTGCTGCTCGGCCGGTACATCTTCTCGTTCCTGCCGTTCATCGAGACCGCCGAGGCCACCACGGGCGTCACCTCGCTGCTCAACGTGCTGCGCGGCACCTCGAGCTGGCTCGCCCACCTGGTGGAGAACGGCATGCCGTGGCTGCCCGCCGCCTACGAGCAGGCCACCCGGCCGTGGCTGGTCGCGGCCACCGCGGCCGTGGCCGCGCTCGGCCTCGCCGGGCTGCTGCGCCGGGACACCCCGGAGCGGACGTTCCTCGCGCTGTGCGTGCTCGCCGGGGTGGCGATCGTGACGGCCGGGCACGCGGGCACGCTCGCCTTCCCGTGGGCCGAGCAGGTCCGGGACGCGTTCGACGGGGTGCTCGCCCCGTTCCGCAACCTGCACAAGTTCGACGCGCTGATCCGGCTGCCGCTCGCGCTCGGCCTCGCCGCGCTGCCGCCGCTGCTGCCGCACCCGGCCCGGCCGCGGGTGGCGCTGCCGGGTCCGGCGGTGCTCGCCGCCGCCGCGGTGGTCTGCGCGCTCGCGCCCGTCGCCACCGCCGGGGTCACCCCGCCGGGGCCGTTCCCCGACCTGCCGTCGTACTGGCGGGACGCGGCCGCCTGGCTCAACCGCAACGCGGGGGAGCACATGGTGCTCGTCGTGCCGGGCTCCAAGCGCGGCGAGTACCAGTGGGGCCGCCCGCTCGACGAGCCGATGCAGATGCTGCTCACCGCGCGCTGGGCGACCCACTCGAACGTGCCGTGGGGCTCGGCCGGGCTCGCCCGGCTGCTCCAGGCGATCGACGAGCGCATCGCGAACGGCACCGGCTCGGCGGGGATCACCCTCGCGCTGCGCCGCATCGGCGTGCGCTACCTGCTGGTGCGCAACGACCTCGCCCGGGACACGCTCGGCACCGCCTGGCCCGCCCGGGTGCACCAGGCGCTGGAGGACTCCGGCGGGCTGCGGCGGGTCGCCGAGTTCGGCCCGTTCGTCGGCGAGCGGTCCGGCGGCATCGCCTCCGGCTGGTGGGACCAGCCCTACCGCGCGCTCGAGGTGTACGAGGTGCCGGACCCCGCGCCGGTCGCCGCGGTGCTGCCCGCCGGGGCGGCGGTGCGGGCCGCCGGATCGCCGGAGGGCGTGCTCGACCTCGCCGACGCCGGGGTGCTCACCGACGACGCGCCGGTGCTGCTCGGCGACGACGCCGGGGCCCCGGAGACGCTCGACGCGCGCACCGTGCTCACCGACACGCTGCGCCGCCGCGACCTCGTCTACGGCGACGTACGGCGCAGCGCCGGCGCCACGCTGCCGGCCGGGGAGGCCGCGCGCACCACCGACCTGCTCGACCCGAACTGGTCGAAGGCCGCCGCCGCGGCCCGGCTGCTCGGCGTCGCCGCGATCACCGCCTCCTCCGCCGCCTCCGACGTCACCGCGCCGCCCGCGATCCGCGAGCCGGGGCGGCAGCCGTACGCGGCGTTCGACGGGGACCGGCGCACGAGCTGGCGCTCGGACGGGTGGCGCGGCCCGGTCGGGGAGTGGCTGCAGGTCGAGTTCACCGCCCCGACCCGCCTGCCGTACCTGGAGATCGCCTTCGAGCGGAACCTGATCGGCCCGGCGGTGACCGAGATCGCGCTGGAGACCGACGCCGGGACCCGGCGGGTGGCGGTGCTGCCGACCGACGCGCCGCAGCGGGTCGAGCCGCCCGCCGGGCCGACCCGGCGGCTGCGCATCCGGGTCACCAAGGTCGCCGGGCGGGGCACGCCGGGCGCGGGCGGCCGGGTCGGCGTCACCGAGGTGACGCTGCCGGGCGTGCGCCCGGAGCGCACGCTCGCGGTGCCCGGCCTGCCCGGGGACGGCACGGCGGACGTCGTGCTCCTGGCCGCGCAGGACGGCGCGCCTGCCTGCATGCGCGGCTCGTCGTCCTGGTCCTGCTCGCAGCGGCTGGAGATCCTGCGCGAGGACGGGTACGGGTTCGACCGCACGTTCCCGGTGCCGCACGAGGAGACCCGGGCGGTCACCGGGCGGGCGGTGCTCACCGACCCGGCCACCGCCGACCGGATCGTCAACCTGCCGAAGATCTACCCGCACGTCACCGCGTCCTCGACCGCGACCGGCCACCCGGCGGCGCTCGGCCGGGCGGCGTTCGACGGCGACCTGAAGACGATCTGGTACGCCGACCCGGCCGACCGGCGGCCCGCGCTCGACATCGACCTCGGCCGCGACCGCCGCGTCTCGGAGATCCGGCTGCTCTTCCCCGACTCGCACCTCGGCAAGCCGCCGGTGAAGGTGACGATCCGCACCGACACCCACGCGGTGCAGGCCTGGGTGGGCGGCGACGGGTGGATCCACTTCCCGGAGATGACCGTGCGGCGGCTGCGCATCGAGTTCACCGCGGCGGCGTCCCGCGCGGTCGAGGTCGCCGACATCACCATCCCCGGGGTACGGCCGCTCGGCCCACCGGGCGACGTCCCGCTGCGGCTGCCGTGCGGGTTCGGGCCCACGCTCACCGTCGGCGGGCGCACCGTGCAGACCCGGATCGTCGACGGCACCCTCGACGACGTGCTCAACGGCCGCCCGCTCGGCTTCGCCGCCTGCGCCCGGGTACGGCTCTCGCCCGGCTCGGCGCGGGTGACCGCCGCGGCCACCGACCCGTACCGGGTGCGCTCGGTCGTGCTGACCCGGGCCGACCGGGCGCCCGGGGCGCGCACGGCGTCCGCGGCCGCGTCCGGCACCGGGACCGTGCGGGCCGCCGCGGCCACGGTGCTCGCCTGGGGGCCGCAGGAGCGTCGGCTGCGGGTGGCCGCGCCGTCCGCCTCGTCGCCCGCCTACCTCGTGGTCAACGAGAACCACAACGCGGGCTGGCAGGCCTACCTCGGCGGCACCCGGCTCGCCCCGGCCCGGCTCGACGGGTGGCGGCAGGCGTGGGTGCTGCCCGCCGGGGCCTCCGGCACCGTCGAGCTGCGCTACGAGCCCGAGCCCGCCTACCGCGTGGCGCTGCTCGCCGGGCTCGGCCTCGTGCTCACGGTCGTCGTGCTCGCGCTCGTCCCCGGCCGCCGCGGGCGGCGGCCCGCGCCGGTGGGCGCCGCCCGCATCGGCGTCCGGTGGGCGTGGCCGCTCGCGCCGCTCGCCGGCCTGTGGACCGGCGGCGTGGCCGGGGCGGCCGTGGTCACGCTCGTGGCCCTCGCCGTGTGGTGGGCGCGGCGGGTGCGCTCGGCCCAGCACGCCATCGACGGCAGCCCGCTGCACCGGTTCGCCCGCGCGCTGCTGTCGCCCTGGACGCCCGCCGCGCTGCTCGCCCTCGCCGGGCTGAGCGCGGCCTTCGGCGCCTCGGCGGGGATCGCGCCGTGGGCCGGTCTCGCGCCCGAGCTGCTCTGCCTCGCCGTACTGGGCGGGATCGTCGCGGCCGTGCCCGGCGACGGCCCGCGGCCCGCGCCGCGCCCGGCGGCCCCGCAGGCCCCGGCGGACGCCTCCGGGCCGGGCGACGCACCGGCGGATCCGTCGCACGCCGAGGCGCCGCGATGA
- a CDS encoding glycosyltransferase family 4 protein yields MVARYAEGEPGPAAPPSATGRPAVAAPDAAPSSASSGTPDAPPDRPLAGVRVALLNFREPLQSVAGGAEQYAWQVARHLVGQGATVHFATSREPGQPRAERRDGIELRRMGNRFLVYLLVPLWLLLNRRRFDVVIDCMNGIPFFAPLVVPRRTPVIVVVHHVHDRQFHAFFPRPVARLGCFIEGPVARLLYRRCTTVTVSESSRRQLRERLRWIAPIEIIHNGGPAARPVAEPAAPPGDPVITYLGRLVGHKRVERVVELAAELRDRWPDLRVHVVGRGPERDRLAARARELGVADRVHLHGFLAEPEKNAVLGTARLNVTASEFEGWGLTVIEAAALGVPTVAYDVPGLRDSVRHGETGWLVRDGERLADVVARALDELADPARRAEVQEACRAWANRFTWGRTGARMTQLIAAELDKRGHARKTRFHLAPRETAMTRNPL; encoded by the coding sequence GTGGTCGCACGGTACGCGGAAGGTGAGCCCGGACCGGCGGCGCCACCGTCCGCCACGGGCCGGCCCGCCGTCGCCGCCCCGGACGCGGCACCCTCCTCCGCATCCTCCGGCACGCCCGACGCCCCGCCGGACCGGCCGCTCGCGGGCGTGCGCGTCGCCCTGCTCAACTTCCGCGAGCCGCTGCAGTCGGTCGCCGGCGGGGCCGAGCAGTACGCCTGGCAGGTCGCCCGCCACCTGGTCGGCCAGGGCGCCACGGTGCACTTCGCCACCAGCCGCGAGCCCGGCCAGCCCCGGGCCGAGCGGCGCGACGGCATCGAGCTGCGCCGCATGGGCAACCGCTTCCTCGTCTACCTGCTCGTGCCGCTGTGGCTGCTGCTCAACCGCCGCCGGTTCGACGTCGTGATCGACTGCATGAACGGCATCCCGTTCTTCGCCCCGCTCGTGGTGCCCCGCCGTACCCCGGTGATCGTGGTCGTGCACCACGTGCACGACCGGCAGTTCCACGCCTTCTTCCCGCGGCCGGTCGCCCGGCTCGGCTGCTTCATCGAGGGGCCGGTCGCCCGGCTGCTCTACCGCCGCTGCACCACCGTCACCGTCTCCGAGTCCTCCCGCAGGCAGCTGCGCGAACGGCTGCGCTGGATCGCGCCAATCGAGATCATCCACAACGGCGGCCCCGCCGCCCGCCCGGTCGCCGAGCCCGCCGCGCCGCCCGGCGACCCGGTGATCACGTACCTCGGCCGGCTCGTCGGCCACAAGCGGGTCGAGCGGGTGGTGGAGCTCGCCGCCGAGCTGCGCGACCGCTGGCCGGACCTGCGGGTGCACGTGGTCGGCCGCGGCCCGGAACGGGACCGGCTCGCCGCGCGCGCCCGCGAGCTCGGCGTCGCCGACCGGGTGCACCTGCACGGCTTCCTCGCCGAGCCGGAGAAGAACGCCGTGCTCGGCACCGCCCGGCTCAACGTCACCGCATCCGAGTTCGAGGGCTGGGGCCTGACGGTGATCGAGGCCGCCGCGCTCGGCGTGCCCACCGTCGCCTACGACGTGCCGGGCCTGCGCGACTCGGTACGGCACGGCGAGACCGGCTGGCTGGTGCGCGACGGCGAGCGGCTCGCCGACGTGGTCGCCCGGGCGCTGGACGAGCTCGCGGACCCGGCCCGGCGGGCCGAGGTGCAGGAGGCATGCCGGGCCTGGGCAAACCGGTTCACCTGGGGCCGTACCGGCGCTAGGATGACCCAGCTGATAGCCGCAGAGCTGGACAAGCGCGGACACGCTCGGAAAACACGGTTCCACCTCGCTCCCCGCGAGACCGCAATGACCCGAAACCCCCTCTGA
- a CDS encoding acyl-CoA dehydrogenase, whose product MAIGLSEEHQALRESVLGWATREIPSEVVRAAVSAEREERPPFWAGLAAQGLLGLHIPEEHGGSGYGLLETAVALEALGERVAPGPYLPTVLASAVVLAADGKAHAELLPGLADGTLTGAVALTAEITGVRGEDGELTITGTAQPVLGGAVADVLVLPVRTDQGEEWVAIDAAGATVTPLASLDLTRGVAKVEVDGLAVPAQRVLERLTAAEVREIAAVLFGAEAAGLAAWCVTEAAEYAKVRVQFGRPIGQFQGIKHKLARMLVALEQARATVWDGLRALDAARNAAGEEAAGPSADERSYAAAIAAVTAPDAAVRCAADAIQTFGGIGYTFEHDVHLYYRRALTLRALLGPSAEWADRVAGLALAGVTREMTIDLPEEAEPLRARIRAEIDEIARLEGVEQRRALAKAGFVTPHLPKPWGRDASPLEQVIILQELKAAKVRLPQMLIGAWVVPSLAVYGTPEQQQRFLPPTLSGEMMWCQLFSEPGAGSDLASLRTRAEKVEGGWRLNGQKVWTSLAQHAEWGICIARTDPDRPKHDGITYFLVDMKAPGVTVRPLTELTGENLFNEVFLDDVFVPDEHVVGEVNDGWRVARNTLSNERVSLSVGAGTSGASLRELLGLCSRLGRELTPAERQDLAAVVCEAHSIAALSLRVTLRQLAGTEPGADASVRKLLSTSHAQRVAECAVSLLGPAAATAADVKLGDAGFWNRAILASRAMTIYGGTTEVQLNIIGERMLGLPRDPEPGR is encoded by the coding sequence ATGGCGATTGGGCTGAGCGAGGAACACCAGGCGCTGCGCGAGTCGGTGCTCGGCTGGGCGACGCGCGAGATCCCGAGCGAGGTGGTGCGGGCCGCGGTGTCCGCCGAGCGTGAGGAGCGTCCGCCGTTCTGGGCGGGGCTCGCCGCACAGGGCCTGCTCGGGCTGCACATCCCCGAGGAACACGGCGGGTCCGGGTACGGCCTGCTCGAGACGGCCGTCGCGCTCGAGGCCCTCGGCGAGCGGGTGGCGCCGGGGCCGTACCTGCCGACGGTGCTGGCGAGCGCCGTCGTGCTCGCCGCGGACGGCAAGGCGCACGCCGAGCTGCTGCCCGGCCTCGCCGACGGCACCCTCACCGGTGCGGTCGCGCTCACCGCCGAGATCACCGGCGTGCGCGGCGAGGACGGCGAGCTCACCATCACCGGTACGGCGCAGCCCGTGCTCGGCGGCGCGGTCGCCGACGTGCTCGTGCTGCCGGTGCGCACCGACCAGGGCGAGGAGTGGGTGGCGATCGACGCCGCCGGGGCCACGGTGACCCCGCTGGCGAGCCTCGACCTCACGCGCGGCGTGGCCAAGGTGGAGGTCGACGGCCTCGCCGTACCCGCGCAGCGGGTGCTCGAGCGGCTGACCGCCGCCGAGGTGCGCGAGATCGCCGCGGTGCTGTTCGGCGCCGAGGCCGCGGGCCTCGCCGCGTGGTGCGTGACCGAGGCGGCCGAGTACGCCAAGGTGCGGGTGCAGTTCGGCCGTCCCATCGGCCAGTTCCAGGGCATCAAGCACAAGCTCGCCCGCATGCTCGTCGCGCTCGAGCAGGCCCGCGCCACGGTCTGGGACGGGCTGCGCGCGCTCGACGCCGCGCGAAACGCCGCCGGTGAGGAGGCCGCCGGGCCGTCGGCCGACGAGCGGTCGTACGCCGCCGCGATCGCCGCGGTGACCGCCCCCGACGCGGCGGTGCGCTGCGCCGCGGACGCGATCCAGACCTTCGGCGGCATCGGCTACACCTTCGAGCACGACGTGCACCTCTACTACCGCCGGGCGCTCACCCTGCGCGCGCTGCTCGGCCCGTCGGCCGAGTGGGCCGACCGGGTGGCCGGGCTCGCGCTCGCCGGCGTCACCCGGGAGATGACGATCGACCTGCCGGAGGAGGCCGAGCCGCTGCGGGCGCGGATCCGCGCCGAGATCGACGAGATCGCCCGGCTGGAGGGCGTGGAGCAGCGGCGCGCGCTCGCCAAGGCCGGGTTCGTCACCCCGCACCTGCCCAAGCCGTGGGGCCGCGACGCCTCCCCGCTCGAGCAGGTGATCATCCTGCAGGAGCTGAAGGCCGCGAAGGTGCGGCTGCCGCAGATGCTCATCGGCGCCTGGGTGGTGCCGTCGCTCGCCGTGTACGGCACGCCGGAGCAGCAGCAGCGGTTCCTGCCGCCCACGCTGAGCGGCGAGATGATGTGGTGCCAGCTGTTCTCCGAGCCGGGCGCGGGCTCCGACCTCGCCTCGCTGCGCACCCGGGCCGAGAAGGTCGAGGGCGGCTGGAGGCTCAACGGCCAGAAGGTGTGGACCTCGCTCGCCCAGCACGCCGAGTGGGGCATCTGCATCGCCCGCACCGACCCCGACAGGCCGAAGCACGACGGCATCACGTACTTCCTCGTCGACATGAAGGCCCCGGGCGTGACCGTGCGCCCGCTCACCGAGCTGACCGGCGAGAACCTGTTCAACGAGGTGTTCCTCGACGACGTGTTCGTGCCCGACGAGCACGTGGTCGGCGAGGTGAACGACGGCTGGCGGGTGGCCCGGAACACGCTCTCCAACGAGCGGGTGTCGCTCTCGGTCGGCGCGGGCACCTCCGGGGCGAGCCTGCGCGAGCTGCTCGGCCTGTGCTCCCGGCTCGGCCGCGAGCTCACCCCGGCCGAGCGCCAGGACCTCGCCGCCGTGGTCTGCGAGGCGCACTCGATCGCCGCGCTCAGCCTGCGGGTCACGCTGCGGCAGCTCGCCGGGACCGAGCCCGGCGCGGACGCGTCGGTGCGCAAGCTGCTGTCCACCTCGCACGCGCAGCGGGTGGCCGAGTGCGCGGTGAGCCTGCTCGGCCCGGCCGCGGCGACCGCCGCGGACGTCAAGCTCGGCGACGCCGGGTTCTGGAACCGGGCGATCCTCGCCAGCCGCGCCATGACCATCTACGGCGGCACCACCGAGGTGCAGCTCAACATCATCGGCGAGCGCATGCTGGGGCTGCCGCGCGACCCGGAACCCGGCAGGTGA